From one Synechocystis sp. PCC 6803 substr. PCC-P genomic stretch:
- a CDS encoding glycosyltransferase: MPRNLKVHLWLPNIFQFKGGIQVYCAFLIEALQEVYPNAFYDVFLKHDTHYTPNVRVLPETKFHYGGNIPLKLRTFYFALLLFISSFQKRPDLIICGHANFTPVAHLVQRLMGISYWTVAHGVDAWNLQNPHIIQALRHADRILAVSHYTRDRLLQEQALDPEKVVVLPNTFDTSRFQIAPKPQSLLEKYNLTPDQQVILTIARLAGEERYKGYDQIIRALPEIIKTIPNIHYLIGGKGGDRPRIEKLIQDLDLEDYVTLAGFIPDEELADHYNLCDVFAMPSKGEGFGIVYLEAMACGKPTIGGNQDGAIDALCNGELGVLVNPDDLDEISTVITQILEKTYPLPILYQPETLRQKVIEIYGFEQFKQNLAQLLSAQFNQ, from the coding sequence ATGCCTAGAAACCTCAAAGTTCACCTTTGGTTGCCTAATATTTTCCAGTTTAAAGGAGGAATTCAAGTTTATTGTGCTTTTTTGATCGAAGCTTTACAGGAAGTCTATCCAAATGCCTTCTATGATGTCTTTTTAAAACATGATACCCATTACACGCCTAATGTAAGAGTTTTGCCTGAAACTAAATTTCATTATGGAGGAAATATTCCTCTAAAATTGAGAACTTTTTATTTTGCTCTCTTATTATTTATCAGTAGCTTCCAAAAAAGACCAGATTTAATTATTTGCGGCCATGCTAATTTCACTCCTGTAGCTCATTTGGTTCAACGATTAATGGGTATTTCTTACTGGACAGTGGCCCATGGAGTAGATGCCTGGAACCTCCAAAATCCGCATATCATTCAAGCTTTGCGCCATGCTGACCGAATTCTGGCCGTTAGTCACTACACCCGCGATCGCCTCCTCCAGGAACAAGCTCTTGATCCAGAGAAAGTTGTTGTTCTTCCTAATACCTTTGATACTTCACGCTTTCAAATTGCCCCGAAACCCCAATCTTTACTCGAAAAATATAATCTCACCCCAGATCAGCAGGTTATTTTGACCATTGCCAGATTAGCTGGGGAAGAACGTTATAAAGGCTATGACCAAATTATCCGTGCTTTACCAGAGATTATTAAAACTATTCCCAATATCCATTACCTAATCGGCGGTAAAGGAGGCGATCGCCCTAGAATCGAAAAACTAATTCAAGATCTAGACTTAGAAGATTACGTTACCCTAGCAGGATTCATCCCCGACGAAGAACTAGCCGATCACTATAACCTCTGTGATGTTTTCGCCATGCCTAGTAAAGGGGAAGGTTTTGGTATTGTGTATCTAGAAGCCATGGCCTGCGGAAAACCCACCATTGGTGGTAATCAAGATGGGGCGATCGATGCTCTATGCAATGGCGAACTGGGAGTGTTAGTGAATCCCGATGATCTGGACGAAATTAGCACAGTAATTACCCAAATCCTAGAAAAGACCTATCCCTTACCAATTCTCTATCAACCAGAAACTCTCCGGCAAAAAGTGATTGAAATTTATGGATTTGAGCAGTTTAAACAAAATTTAGCTCAACTTTTATCTGCTCAATTCAACCAGTAA